One stretch of Malus domestica chromosome 14, GDT2T_hap1 DNA includes these proteins:
- the LOC103424413 gene encoding glutamate--cysteine ligase, chloroplastic-like encodes MGLFLQMGSSYCIRTELFRYKSGKNVVFSRANSIDASKLKENSIGFSSLLYSSTSKAQILHIANAGVGQKRGHSVIVTASPPTEDAVIATEPLTKEDLVAYLASGCKSKDKWRIGTEHEKFGFDRKTLRPIKYEQIAELLNGISERYDWEKVMEGDKIIGLKQGKQSISLEPGGQFELSGAPLETLHQTCAEVNSHLYQVKALSEEMGIGFLGIGFQPKWGLKDIPIMPKGRYDIMRNYMPKVGTLGLDMMFRTCTVQVNLDFSSEADMIRKFRAGLALQPIATALFANSPFTEGKPNGFLSMRSQIWTDTDNNRAGMLPFVFDDSFGFEQYVDYALDVPMYFVYRQKKYIDCTGMSFRDFLAGKLPCIPGELPTLNDWENHLTTIFPEVRLKRYLEMRGADGGPWRRLCALPAFWVGILYDEVSLQNVLDLTADWTPEERQLLRNKVPITGLKTPFRDGLLKHVAQDVVKLAKDGLERRGFKETGFLNEVVELVRAGVTPAEKLLELYNGKWGQQIDPVFEELLY; translated from the exons ATGGGACTCTTTTTACAGATGGGGTCATCATACTGCATCCGTACTGAGCTATTTCGATATAAATCTGGGAAAAATGTGGTTTTCAGTAGGGCAAACAGTATAGATGCATCCAAGTTGAAGGAAAATTCCATTGGCTTCTCTTCTCTATTATATTCTTCTACTAGTAAGGCACAGATTTTGCATATAGCCAATGCAGGAGTAGGACAGAAACGAGGACATAGTGTGATAGTTACTGCCAGTCCTCCAACAGAAGATGCAGTAATTGCTACTGAGCCACTGACAAAAGAGGATCTTGTAGCGTATCTTGCCTCTGGATGCAAGTCTAAGGACAAATGGAG AATTGGCACAGAGCACGAGAAATTTGGTTTTGATCGAAAAACCTTACGTCCTATAAAATATGAACAAATAGCCGAGTTGCTTAATGGAATTTCTGAGAGATATGATTGGGAAAAAGTTATGGAAGGCGACAAAATTATTGGCCTCAAACAG GGTAAGCAAAGCATATCACTGGAGCCTGGAGGTCAATTTGAACTTAGTGGCGCACCTCTTGAGACCCTGCATCAAACTTGTGCCGAAGTCAATTCACACCTTTATCAG GTCAAAGCACTTTCAGAGGAAATGGGAATCGGGTTTCTTGGAATCGGTTTTCAGCCTAAATGGGGACTTAAGGACATACCTATAATGCCCAAG GGAAGATATGATATTATGAGAAATTACATGCCAAAAGTTGGCACTCTTGGACTGGATATGATGTTCAGAACTTGCACTGTACAG GTTAATCTGGACTTCAGTTCTGAAGCAGACATGATAAGGAAATTTCGTGCTGGTCTTGCTTTACAGCCT ATAGCAACAGCTCTATTCGCAAATTCACCTTTCACTGAAGGAAAGCCAAATGGTTTTCTAAGCATGAGAAG CCAAATTTGGACCGATACGGATAATAATCGCGCTGGCAtgcttccttttgtttttgatgACTCTTTTGG GTTTGAGCAGTATGTTGATTATGCTCTTGATGTTCCCATGTACTTTGTTTATCGGCAAAAGAAGTATATCGATTGCACTGGAATGAGCTTCCGG GACTTTTTGGCAGGGAAGCTTCCTTGCATTCCGGGTGAATTGCCAACCCTGAACGATTGGGAGAATCATTTGACAACCATATTCCCTGAG GTCAGGCTAAAGAGATACTTGGAGATGAGGGGTGCTGATGGAGGGCCTTGGAGGAGATTATGTGCTTTACCCGCCTTTTGG GTAGGTATATTGTACGACGAGGTTTCCCTACAAAACGTGTTAGACCTTACAGCTGATTGGACTCCTGAAGAAAGACAGTTGCTGAGAAATAAG GTCCCCATAACTGGTCTAAAGACGCCATTTAGGGATGGATTGCTCAAGCATGTAGCTCAAGATGTTGTAAAGTTGGCAAAG GATGGCCTGGAAAGGAGAGGTTTCAAAGAAACAGGATTCTTGAATGAGGTGGTGGAGTTGGTTAGAGCTG GTGTAACACCAGCTGAGAAGCTATTGGAGTTGTACAATGGGAAATGGGGACAACAGATAGACCCCGTTTTTGAAGAGCTACTCTACTGA